One window of Candidatus Nitrospira kreftii genomic DNA carries:
- a CDS encoding putative N-acetylmuramoyl-L-alanine amidase AmiB translates to MKSMRNCVSRLMSAGPLPFFLSCVILAFSADALLMQAAWSGTQDHRHSNLSPSSQKSRVKGRAASLAPTTVINLRAMSSSRGTRLVLDLDRQPEVTEQQADNPRRMIIALPNTLLSQTARTQVEDGTVPFPFVITQITHAVAVSLPTTAFRTYKQFTLSDPPRLVIDVVPSLEQSPSSSEEAQPTPQRVDPTSTQPTQPRAKSHTTIVIDPGHGGKDPGAIGLRRTAEKDITLKIALRLKELLHKRPDVRVLMTRDRDVFLELEERAKFANSHGADLFVSIHVNSHPSRLVKGLEVYHFGEAKDQRALEVAARENGTPISSTGVGWQFLVADLLTTKKIEASLELAWNAKEAMVTKMNGPYDVTDHGVKTAPFYVLRFTSMPSILAEVAFISNPDEEVLLRKPTFINDVAQSLYQGILSFLVNNK, encoded by the coding sequence ATGAAATCCATGAGGAATTGCGTTTCACGACTGATGTCGGCCGGACCCCTTCCGTTCTTCTTGTCTTGCGTCATCCTTGCCTTCTCGGCCGATGCATTGCTGATGCAAGCCGCCTGGTCCGGAACTCAGGATCATCGTCATTCTAATCTTTCACCTTCATCACAAAAGTCTCGCGTGAAAGGCAGGGCGGCTTCCCTCGCTCCTACCACCGTCATAAATCTCCGCGCCATGAGTAGTTCCAGAGGAACCAGACTGGTGCTGGATCTAGATCGCCAGCCCGAGGTCACCGAACAGCAAGCGGACAATCCACGTCGTATGATCATCGCACTTCCAAATACCTTGCTCAGTCAAACTGCGCGAACACAGGTGGAGGATGGCACGGTCCCATTTCCCTTCGTGATCACTCAGATCACTCATGCCGTTGCCGTGTCCCTTCCAACTACGGCTTTCCGGACCTATAAACAGTTCACGCTATCCGATCCACCTCGGTTGGTGATCGATGTGGTGCCTTCTCTGGAACAGAGCCCCTCCTCGAGCGAAGAGGCCCAACCGACACCCCAAAGGGTAGACCCTACAAGTACCCAGCCGACTCAGCCTCGCGCAAAGAGCCATACGACGATCGTGATCGACCCGGGCCACGGGGGAAAGGACCCAGGCGCGATCGGTCTTCGGCGGACTGCAGAAAAAGACATCACACTGAAAATCGCACTCCGGCTCAAGGAACTTCTCCACAAACGACCGGACGTGCGCGTGTTGATGACTCGAGATCGTGATGTGTTTCTTGAGCTGGAAGAACGTGCCAAGTTCGCCAATAGTCATGGGGCGGATTTGTTCGTATCTATCCATGTCAATTCGCATCCCTCACGCTTAGTGAAGGGCCTTGAAGTCTATCACTTTGGAGAGGCAAAGGATCAGCGAGCCCTGGAGGTGGCGGCAAGAGAGAACGGCACGCCTATCAGCAGCACCGGAGTCGGATGGCAATTTCTCGTCGCGGATCTCCTGACAACGAAAAAGATCGAGGCTTCACTGGAGCTCGCCTGGAACGCGAAAGAAGCAATGGTCACCAAGATGAATGGGCCATACGATGTCACCGACCACGGTGTCAAGACGGCCCCCTTCTACGTGTTGAGATTTACGAGCATGCCCAGCATACTGGCGGAGGTTGCATTTATCTCTAACCCCGACGAAGAGGTGCTGCTCCGAAAACCGACGTTCATCAATGACGTTGCTCAATCACTCTACCAAGGGATCCTCTCGTTCCTTGTCAATAACAAGTAA
- a CDS encoding hypothetical protein (conserved protein of unknown function) — translation MILNYSQMSGSLSRITPVAQSGIRLDCPDRAAVASGMPTHLIIDGYNLLRGSGARSGHSESFREMLLHDLAAYRHRKRHSITVVFDGWQQGGPTEQREHRAGVQIIYSKRGERADQVIQRLAREYGTDCAVVSSDHEIINAARAHGAFVMGAQEFAGKLRGSSSPSSGALPYKELDPGDDARSGRGPGKKGNPRKLPKSQRQRDRQFRRF, via the coding sequence ATGATTTTAAACTATTCTCAGATGTCCGGCAGCTTGTCAAGAATTACGCCAGTTGCGCAGTCAGGCATCCGTCTTGACTGTCCGGATCGCGCCGCGGTAGCGTCAGGGATGCCGACGCATCTGATCATCGACGGATATAACCTATTGAGAGGTAGCGGAGCCCGATCGGGACATTCGGAGTCTTTCCGCGAAATGTTGCTGCATGATTTGGCAGCCTATCGACATCGCAAGCGTCACTCCATCACGGTTGTGTTCGATGGTTGGCAACAGGGTGGACCCACTGAACAACGGGAGCATCGAGCCGGTGTACAGATCATCTACTCCAAGCGAGGCGAGCGTGCAGACCAGGTCATCCAACGATTGGCACGGGAGTATGGGACCGATTGTGCCGTCGTCAGTTCAGACCATGAAATCATCAATGCGGCCAGAGCCCATGGAGCCTTTGTCATGGGAGCTCAGGAGTTTGCAGGAAAGCTCCGTGGATCATCATCTCCATCATCCGGTGCGCTGCCATATAAAGAATTGGATCCAGGGGATGACGCTCGTTCCGGCCGTGGACCGGGGAAAAAGGGGAACCCTAGAAAGCTGCCGAAGTCTCAGCGGCAACGGGACCGGCAGTTCAGACGATTTTGA
- a CDS encoding putative metal-dependent hydrolase YabD, whose protein sequence is MPPMLIDTHTHLDDARYNDDREAVITRAREAGVEAFVTIGCDLDTSEAAVQLADQHLFVHASIGVHPHEVKHISPRWYDEFRLLAKSKKVVAYGEIGLDYHYNYSSPKEQRDRFREQIQLARELRLPLIIHTREAQEDTIAILKEENASEVGGVFHCFSGDTWLAKEGLKLGFYLSFSGILTFQNATALREIAKQTPLDRVLIETDCPYLTPVPYRGKRNEPAYVSKVAQQLASIHSPALSFEQIGRQTSDNAKRLFKIV, encoded by the coding sequence ATGCCTCCGATGTTGATCGATACCCACACACATCTCGATGACGCCCGCTACAACGACGATCGGGAGGCGGTCATCACCCGTGCGCGGGAGGCCGGCGTCGAAGCCTTTGTGACGATCGGTTGCGATCTGGATACAAGCGAAGCAGCCGTGCAACTCGCTGACCAACATCTGTTTGTCCATGCCTCGATCGGGGTCCACCCACACGAGGTCAAACACATCAGTCCGCGTTGGTATGACGAGTTCCGCCTGTTGGCCAAAAGCAAGAAGGTCGTGGCCTATGGGGAGATTGGACTCGACTACCACTACAACTATTCTTCACCGAAAGAACAGCGAGATCGCTTTCGTGAACAGATCCAGCTCGCACGGGAACTCAGGCTACCCCTTATCATTCACACGAGAGAGGCCCAGGAGGACACAATCGCTATTTTGAAAGAAGAGAATGCCTCAGAAGTCGGCGGGGTGTTTCACTGCTTTTCTGGAGATACCTGGTTGGCGAAAGAGGGGCTGAAACTTGGGTTTTATCTGTCGTTTTCTGGGATTTTGACGTTTCAAAACGCGACGGCGCTACGCGAGATCGCTAAGCAAACACCGCTTGATCGCGTGCTCATCGAGACCGATTGCCCCTATCTCACCCCGGTCCCCTATCGCGGAAAACGCAATGAACCGGCTTATGTATCCAAGGTCGCACAGCAATTAGCATCCATTCATAGTCCGGCTCTGTCTTTTGAACAAATCGGCAGACAGACCAGCGACAACGCAAAGCGACTCTTCAAAATCGTCTGA
- a CDS encoding hypothetical protein (conserved protein of unknown function) — MRTESLNLVEVESTVSRDGRGLVDDPIALTYAQIAYLFHQYREELTRRLIGMVKSRETAADLVQDTYLRLLRLGNQHVVEQPRALLHKIATNLAIDHLRKEKHSVPGIDGLDTAMAVPSHGPSPERELLGKQRFRLFMRAIEHLPPRTREAFLLCRVYGYSYREIATRMNISESGVEKLLMRALDWSCQALETIDDTE, encoded by the coding sequence ATGAGGACCGAGAGTCTGAATCTCGTCGAAGTAGAGTCCACGGTCTCGCGCGATGGGCGTGGTCTTGTGGACGATCCCATTGCTCTAACGTATGCGCAGATCGCATACTTGTTTCACCAGTACCGCGAGGAGCTTACTCGCCGGCTCATCGGCATGGTGAAATCCCGAGAGACCGCCGCTGACCTGGTGCAAGATACCTATCTACGGCTCCTTCGGCTAGGCAATCAGCATGTCGTTGAGCAGCCACGTGCCTTGCTCCATAAAATAGCGACCAACCTGGCGATCGACCATTTACGAAAAGAAAAACACAGCGTTCCAGGAATCGATGGTTTGGACACGGCGATGGCGGTACCCTCTCACGGTCCGTCTCCGGAACGCGAGTTGCTCGGGAAACAACGGTTTCGACTCTTCATGCGAGCGATCGAACATCTCCCTCCCCGAACTCGTGAGGCGTTTCTACTCTGCCGAGTGTATGGGTACTCCTATCGAGAAATTGCGACACGCATGAACATCTCTGAAAGCGGTGTGGAAAAGTTGCTCATGCGAGCGCTCGACTGGAGTTGTCAGGCACTGGAGACGATAGACGATACCGAGTGA
- a CDS encoding putative Iron dicitrate transmembrane sensor FecR: MHCTDESGDMVPSENEPQLRQEAVAWVIRLHRGGLSPEDRRVFDAWHAQSPAHSHMFQKVFRVWDSPELRAAATVAAETRSSIFSATPKRCLRWSILAAASVALLMIVADSFELATCWQADYRTGAGERRTVELPDRSIVTLNTQSAIALSFDGTARRVRLLSGEAFFTVQQDTARPFVVEGTEATVRAVGTAFVVRAKASGVHITVLEGTVEVNSKGETISPVAVTAGSQIQIESGRLGSSYPVNVPTASAWLQGRLVVNGVPFASVLDELRRYHPGMIILWNQAVAETNVTGTYNVDDPVAALKLLVKTVPISMIGLTDRLILLF; encoded by the coding sequence ATGCACTGCACAGACGAATCAGGCGACATGGTTCCCTCTGAGAACGAACCTCAGCTCAGACAAGAAGCCGTAGCGTGGGTCATTCGATTGCATCGTGGTGGTCTGTCGCCGGAGGACCGGCGGGTATTCGATGCGTGGCACGCCCAAAGTCCTGCGCACAGCCACATGTTTCAAAAGGTTTTCAGAGTATGGGATAGCCCTGAGCTGCGTGCGGCTGCAACCGTGGCGGCTGAGACTCGCTCGTCCATCTTCAGCGCAACTCCCAAACGATGTCTGCGATGGTCGATCTTGGCGGCAGCGTCCGTGGCCTTGCTTATGATCGTTGCTGACTCTTTCGAGCTCGCGACCTGCTGGCAGGCCGACTACCGGACCGGAGCCGGAGAGCGGCGCACCGTCGAGTTGCCGGACCGCTCGATTGTGACACTCAATACACAATCAGCCATTGCGTTGTCGTTTGATGGAACAGCTCGACGAGTCCGCTTGCTTTCGGGTGAAGCGTTCTTCACCGTCCAGCAGGACACGGCTCGTCCGTTCGTTGTCGAAGGCACTGAGGCGACCGTTCGAGCTGTTGGAACGGCATTTGTCGTACGCGCGAAAGCAAGTGGGGTCCACATCACCGTACTCGAAGGCACCGTCGAAGTTAACTCCAAAGGTGAGACCATCTCTCCAGTAGCGGTCACAGCCGGATCACAGATCCAAATCGAGAGTGGTCGCTTGGGGTCGTCGTACCCCGTCAATGTGCCGACGGCGTCGGCTTGGCTACAGGGACGGCTTGTGGTCAATGGCGTGCCGTTTGCATCGGTGTTGGATGAGTTGCGTCGGTATCACCCGGGCATGATCATCTTATGGAATCAGGCTGTTGCTGAAACCAACGTGACGGGAACCTATAACGTGGACGATCCCGTTGCTGCGCTTAAATTGCTGGTCAAAACGGTGCCTATCTCAATGATCGGCCTGACCGATCGTCTCATCCTTCTCTTCTAA